In the genome of Maniola jurtina chromosome 3, ilManJurt1.1, whole genome shotgun sequence, one region contains:
- the LOC123880145 gene encoding uncharacterized protein LOC123880145: MSKTNSEKTPPVKSTMSSDNMAGVQGVQSASSLINNVEKLDINSSNMQVEWKHFATNLKIFMRANNFENETEARKVAILLACIGSEALEIFYSFNVDIDKITFEELLKKFEEYFLPKVNITMERHKLFNRKQGQNEDIASYATDIKNISLQCGFEELRDNILKDVFSWNLNSNYNYIREKLLTNDPKTFQDSIDLAKKLETSRQQAKVLQGEQSSSSQSSSFVGNVNSHKKFNNNNLNHFRRKKFHSVL; the protein is encoded by the exons ATGTCGAAGACAAACTCAGAAAAAACGCCACCAGTGAAATCTACGATGTCATCCGACAACATGGCGGGCGTACAAGGCGTACAATCAGCATCTTCTCTCATCAACAATGTGGAGAAATTAGATATAAACTCTTCCAATATGCAAGTAGAATGGAAACACTTTGCtacaaatctaaaaatatttatgcgAGCGAACAACTTTGAAAACGAAACAGAGGCACGTAAGGTAGCCATTTTGTTAGCGTGCATTGGAAGCGAAGCgctggaaattttttattcGTTCAATGTGGATATCGACAAAATTACCTTCGAAGAGCTACTCAAAAAGTTCGAGGAATATTTTCTTCCAAAAGTCAACATCACCATGGAAAGACATAAACTCTTCAACAGAAAACAAGGTCAAAATGAGGACATAGCATCTTATGCTACAGACATTAAGAACATAAGTCTCCAGTGTGGTTTTGAAGAACTGCGTGATAATATCCTAAAAGATGTCTTCTCATGGAACCTAAACagcaattataattatataaggGAAAAGCTTCTTACAAATGACCCAAAAACATTTCAAGATTCCATAGATTTAGCCAAGAAATTAGAAACGTCAAGGCAGCAAGCCAAAGTCCTTCAAGGGGAACAGTCATCGTCGTCACAGTCATCTTCATTTGTAGGAAACGTCAACAGTCacaaaaagtttaataataataatttaaatcattTTAGAAGGA AAAAGTTCCATTCCGTCTTGTAG